The proteins below are encoded in one region of Streptomyces marianii:
- a CDS encoding sensor histidine kinase, whose translation MNDLVRQHTALSESDLEWLHLLVSEWQLLSDLSFADLVLWVPTLDGARYVSVAQMRPNTGPTSYQDDMVGHLVPRGRRPLLDAALDEGRIVREGDPEWREEVPVRVESIPVRRDGRVLGVIARNTNLLTVRTPSRLELTYLQSASDLAQMIAAGAFPFPEQQVDMDASPRAGDGLIRLDADGVVQYASPNALSAYHRLGLAADLVGQHLGQITAELAPSRGPVDEALVKLASGYAPREAEVEGNGGVIQLRAIPLKPKGIRIGSLVLLRDVTELRRRERELITKDATIREIHHRVKNNLQTVAALLRLQARRMDSVRGREALNEAVRRVGSIAIVHETLSQNLDERVEFDEIADRVLAMVAEISPGKVECRRSGRCGILDAEVATPLSMVLTEVLQNALEHAFAPGEHGTVEVSAVRGGPRSAERLLITVEDDGRGLPADFDPQTAGNLGLQIVRTLVEGELGGTFDMKPATGRGTRVVLDIPVQSQK comes from the coding sequence ATGAACGACCTCGTACGCCAGCACACCGCTCTGAGCGAGTCCGACCTCGAGTGGCTGCACCTGCTGGTCTCGGAGTGGCAACTGCTCTCCGACCTCTCCTTCGCGGACCTCGTCCTCTGGGTCCCCACCCTGGACGGCGCGCGGTACGTCTCCGTCGCCCAGATGCGGCCGAACACGGGACCCACCTCCTACCAGGACGACATGGTCGGCCACCTGGTTCCCCGCGGCCGCCGTCCACTGCTCGACGCCGCACTCGACGAGGGCCGCATCGTGCGCGAGGGCGATCCCGAGTGGCGCGAGGAGGTGCCGGTACGGGTCGAGTCGATCCCGGTCCGGCGCGACGGCCGGGTCCTCGGAGTGATCGCGCGCAACACCAACCTCCTGACGGTGCGCACCCCGAGCCGGCTCGAGCTGACCTATCTGCAGTCCGCCTCCGACCTCGCCCAGATGATCGCCGCCGGCGCGTTCCCGTTCCCCGAGCAGCAGGTCGACATGGACGCCTCGCCGCGCGCGGGCGACGGGCTGATCCGCCTCGACGCCGACGGTGTCGTCCAGTACGCGTCCCCGAACGCGTTGTCCGCGTACCACCGGCTCGGCCTCGCGGCCGATCTGGTCGGGCAGCACCTGGGCCAGATCACGGCCGAACTCGCGCCGTCCCGGGGCCCCGTCGACGAGGCCCTGGTCAAGCTCGCCAGCGGTTACGCGCCCCGGGAGGCCGAGGTGGAGGGCAACGGGGGGGTCATCCAGCTCCGCGCCATCCCGCTGAAGCCCAAGGGCATCCGCATAGGCTCCCTCGTACTGCTCCGCGACGTCACCGAACTCCGCCGTCGCGAGCGCGAGTTGATCACCAAGGACGCCACCATCCGGGAGATCCACCACCGGGTGAAGAACAACCTCCAGACGGTCGCGGCACTGCTGCGCCTCCAGGCTCGGCGGATGGACTCCGTGCGCGGCCGGGAGGCCCTCAACGAGGCGGTCCGGCGTGTCGGCTCCATCGCCATCGTCCACGAGACGCTGTCCCAGAACCTGGACGAGCGGGTCGAGTTCGACGAGATCGCCGACCGGGTGCTCGCCATGGTGGCGGAGATCTCGCCCGGCAAGGTCGAGTGCAGGCGCAGCGGCCGCTGCGGCATCCTCGACGCCGAGGTCGCCACGCCGCTCTCCATGGTCCTCACCGAAGTGCTGCAGAACGCGCTGGAGCACGCCTTCGCCCCCGGGGAGCACGGCACGGTCGAGGTGTCCGCGGTACGCGGCGGCCCCCGCTCGGCCGAGCGGCTGCTGATCACCGTGGAGGACGACGGCCGGGGGCTGCCCGCGGACTTCGACCCGCAGACGGCGGGCAACCTGGGGCTCCAGATCGTGAGGACCCTGGTGGAGGGGGAGTTGGGCGGCACCTTCGACATGAAGCCGGCCACCGGGCGGGGTACCCGGGTCGTCCTCGACATTCCCGTGCAGAGCCAGAAGTAG
- a CDS encoding WhiB family transcriptional regulator, producing the protein MDWRHNAVCREEDPELFFPIGNTGPALLQIEEAKAVCRRCPVMEQCLQWALESGQDSGVWGGLSEDERRAMKRRAARNRARNASA; encoded by the coding sequence ATGGACTGGCGTCACAACGCCGTTTGCCGCGAGGAAGACCCCGAGCTGTTCTTCCCCATCGGCAACACCGGTCCTGCGCTGCTGCAGATCGAGGAAGCCAAGGCCGTCTGCCGTCGCTGCCCCGTCATGGAGCAGTGCCTGCAGTGGGCGCTCGAGTCCGGTCAGGACTCCGGCGTCTGGGGTGGCCTCAGCGAGGACGAGCGCCGCGCGATGAAGCGCCGCGCCGCCCGCAACCGGGCGCGCAACGCGAGCGCCTGA
- a CDS encoding glycoside hydrolase family 3 protein, whose translation MTTLVDRTDTLTRDALAVLQPGFVGTTAPDWLLRRIGEGLSSVGLFGRNIVSPGQLTALTARLRAEREDVLVAIDEEGGDVTRLEVRTGSSFPGNYALGSVDDVELTRAVAAELGRRLAACGVDLNWAPSADINSNPSNPVIGVRSFGPDPALVARHTAAYVHGLQSAGVAACTKHFPGHGDTAIDSHHALPRIDVELATLHSRELRPFREAVSAGSKSVMSAHILLPALDPDRPATLSPRILTGLLRQELGYDGLIVTDGMEMQAISAVHGIERGSVLAIAAGADAICVGGGLADEDTVLRLRDALVTAVRRGELPEERLADAAARVRALADWTRGARGAASGPGAASQEGTAPGAEIGLTAARRAVRVTVGRYPREPLTTAPYVAAFTPVANIAVGDETPWGVAAELARLFPGTETGAYADAAVDDVLLAAGGRRVVAVVRDAHRHPWMSQSLDALVAARPDTIVVEMGLNAAPPRGALHVATHGAARVCGVAAAEAVTGT comes from the coding sequence ATGACAACGCTCGTGGACCGCACCGACACGCTCACCCGTGACGCCCTCGCCGTGCTGCAGCCCGGCTTCGTCGGCACCACGGCACCCGACTGGCTGCTGCGCCGGATCGGCGAAGGTCTCTCCTCCGTCGGGCTGTTCGGCCGCAACATCGTCTCGCCCGGACAGCTCACGGCTCTCACGGCCCGATTGCGGGCGGAACGCGAGGACGTCCTCGTCGCGATCGACGAGGAGGGCGGCGACGTCACGCGGCTGGAGGTCCGTACCGGCTCCTCGTTCCCCGGCAACTACGCGCTCGGCTCGGTGGACGACGTCGAGCTGACCCGGGCGGTGGCCGCGGAGCTCGGCCGCCGGCTCGCCGCGTGCGGAGTGGACCTCAACTGGGCCCCATCGGCCGATATCAACTCGAATCCGAGTAATCCGGTCATCGGGGTGCGTTCCTTCGGACCCGACCCCGCCCTGGTGGCCCGGCACACCGCCGCGTACGTCCACGGCCTCCAGTCCGCGGGAGTCGCTGCATGTACCAAGCATTTCCCGGGACACGGTGACACCGCCATCGACTCGCACCACGCCCTGCCGCGGATCGATGTGGAGTTGGCCACGTTGCACTCCCGTGAGCTGCGGCCTTTCCGGGAGGCCGTTTCGGCGGGTTCCAAGTCCGTCATGAGCGCGCATATCCTGCTACCCGCGCTCGACCCGGATCGCCCGGCGACCCTGAGCCCGCGGATCCTCACCGGACTGCTGCGCCAGGAGCTGGGCTACGACGGACTGATCGTCACCGACGGCATGGAGATGCAGGCCATCTCGGCGGTCCACGGGATCGAGCGCGGCAGCGTCCTCGCGATCGCCGCCGGTGCCGACGCGATCTGTGTGGGCGGCGGCCTGGCCGACGAGGACACCGTGCTGCGACTGCGCGACGCGCTGGTCACCGCGGTACGCAGGGGCGAGCTGCCCGAGGAGCGACTGGCCGACGCGGCCGCGCGGGTGCGTGCGCTCGCGGACTGGACCAGGGGGGCCAGGGGGGCGGCATCGGGGCCGGGCGCGGCTTCACAGGAGGGGACCGCGCCCGGCGCCGAGATCGGCCTGACGGCCGCGCGCCGGGCCGTGCGCGTGACGGTGGGGCGGTACCCCCGTGAACCGCTGACCACCGCGCCGTACGTCGCCGCGTTCACGCCCGTGGCCAACATCGCCGTCGGTGACGAGACCCCGTGGGGCGTCGCGGCGGAACTCGCCCGCCTGTTCCCCGGCACGGAGACCGGCGCGTACGCGGACGCCGCCGTCGACGACGTCCTCCTGGCGGCCGGCGGCCGCCGCGTCGTGGCCGTCGTCCGCGACGCCCACCGGCACCCGTGGATGTCGCAGTCCCTGGACGCCCTCGTCGCCGCCCGCCCCGACACGATCGTCGTGGAGATGGGGCTCAACGCCGCTCCGCCCCGGGGGGCGCTCCACGTGGCCACCCACGGCGCTGCCCGGGTCTGCGGGGTCGCGGCGGCGGAGGCCGTCACCGGTACCTGA
- a CDS encoding carbohydrate ABC transporter permease: MSAVTKSAAPSRRGRPGRGRLGWNLLGLLVFVAAGFPVYWMLNTAFKPAKDAIDPDPHFFPGTFTLENFSRAFDVADFWGPVGRSLVVSLAVVLIGIVVGMLAALAISRFAFRGRKIVIVGILAVQMVPLVAMIIPVFLLLNDLGQYDRLTGLIITYLTFILPFTVWTLRGFIVNIPRELEEAAMVDGCTRTGAFVRVVFPLLAPGMVATSVYGFIQAWNEYLYALMLMSQQNQTATVWLGNFTTKHGTEYAPMMAGATMMAVPIVILFLLVQRKMAAGLTAGAVKG; this comes from the coding sequence GTGAGCGCCGTGACCAAGAGCGCCGCCCCGAGCCGCCGCGGGAGGCCCGGCCGCGGCCGGCTCGGCTGGAACCTGCTCGGTCTGCTGGTCTTCGTCGCCGCCGGCTTCCCCGTCTACTGGATGCTGAATACGGCCTTCAAGCCCGCGAAGGACGCGATCGACCCGGACCCGCATTTCTTCCCCGGGACTTTCACCCTGGAGAACTTCTCGCGTGCCTTCGACGTCGCCGACTTCTGGGGACCGGTCGGCCGCAGCCTCGTCGTCTCGCTGGCCGTGGTGCTCATCGGCATCGTGGTCGGGATGCTGGCGGCGCTCGCGATCTCACGCTTCGCCTTCCGCGGCCGCAAGATCGTGATCGTGGGCATCCTGGCCGTCCAGATGGTCCCGCTGGTCGCGATGATCATCCCGGTCTTCCTGCTCCTGAACGACCTGGGCCAGTACGACAGGCTCACCGGCCTGATCATCACGTACCTCACCTTCATCCTCCCCTTCACGGTGTGGACGCTGCGCGGGTTCATCGTCAACATCCCCAGGGAACTGGAGGAGGCGGCGATGGTCGACGGCTGCACCCGTACCGGCGCCTTCGTGCGGGTGGTCTTCCCGCTGCTCGCTCCGGGCATGGTGGCCACGTCGGTGTACGGCTTCATCCAGGCGTGGAACGAGTACCTGTACGCGCTGATGCTGATGAGTCAGCAGAACCAGACCGCCACCGTCTGGCTCGGCAACTTCACCACCAAGCACGGCACCGAGTACGCGCCGATGATGGCCGGCGCCACGATGATGGCCGTCCCCATCGTGATCCTCTTCCTCCTCGTCCAGCGCAAGATGGCCGCGGGTCTGACGGCCGGCGCAGTGAAGGGATGA
- the nagB gene encoding glucosamine-6-phosphate deaminase translates to MEVVIVQDAKAGGELIARGIAELLRRKPDALLGVATGSTPLPVYEALASEVRAGAVDVSRARVAQLDEYVGLPAGHPESYRSVVLREVVEPLGLSPDAFMGPDGGADDVRAACAAYDAALAAAGGVDLQLLGIGTDGHIGFNEPCSSLASRTRIKTLTEQTRVDNARFFEGDIEQVPHHVITQGIGTILEARHLVLLAIGDGKADAVATSVEGPVAAVCPASALQLHPHATVVVDEAAASKLKLADYFRHTYANKPAWQGL, encoded by the coding sequence GTGGAAGTTGTCATCGTCCAGGACGCCAAGGCAGGCGGGGAGCTCATCGCGCGGGGCATCGCGGAACTGCTCCGCCGCAAGCCCGACGCACTGCTCGGGGTGGCCACGGGATCGACACCGCTGCCCGTCTACGAGGCGCTGGCCTCGGAGGTCCGGGCCGGGGCCGTGGACGTCTCCCGGGCCCGGGTAGCGCAGCTCGACGAGTACGTGGGGCTGCCCGCCGGGCACCCCGAGTCGTACCGCTCCGTGGTGCTGCGCGAGGTCGTGGAGCCGCTCGGGCTGAGCCCCGACGCGTTCATGGGCCCGGACGGCGGCGCGGACGACGTCCGGGCCGCCTGCGCGGCGTACGACGCGGCGCTGGCGGCGGCGGGCGGTGTCGACCTGCAGCTGCTGGGGATCGGCACGGACGGGCACATCGGCTTCAACGAGCCCTGCTCCTCGCTCGCCTCGCGAACGAGGATCAAGACACTGACCGAGCAGACGCGTGTGGACAACGCACGCTTCTTCGAGGGCGACATCGAGCAGGTGCCGCACCACGTCATCACCCAGGGCATCGGGACGATCCTCGAAGCCCGGCACCTGGTACTGCTCGCCATCGGGGACGGCAAGGCCGATGCTGTCGCGACGAGCGTGGAGGGCCCGGTCGCGGCCGTGTGCCCCGCCTCGGCGCTGCAGCTGCACCCGCACGCGACGGTGGTGGTCGACGAGGCCGCCGCGTCGAAGCTGAAGCTGGCGGACTACTTCCGCCACACGTACGCGAACAAGCCCGCCTGGCAGGGTCTGTAG
- a CDS encoding carbohydrate ABC transporter permease, whose amino-acid sequence MSAADTTTAKVPPTRPSTVPGAGGGTGGAGRSAVRRRAAGGAALPWTLLAPCLLVLLLVLGYPLARLVTLAFQKFGQPQLWGFQEPESVGFANFTKILGDGEFWAVVVRTIVFAGGAVILTMVLGMLTALLLQRVSGWVKTLVNIALVASWGMPVIVATAIFKWLFDTDYGVLNWLLSRLPGVDMIGHNWFASGPQGLAVIMLLVVWGAVPFVVITLSAGLTQVPKELEEAARLDGAGSWGVFRYVTLPVLKPIIVMLTTLSVIWDMGVFPQVFVMRGGRPEAEFQLLTTYSYDKAFVVNDYGGGSAIALVTVVLLLGVVAVYMRQMLKIGEVE is encoded by the coding sequence ATGAGTGCCGCAGACACAACCACTGCCAAGGTGCCGCCGACGCGGCCGTCAACAGTCCCGGGCGCCGGCGGGGGGACCGGGGGAGCGGGGAGGTCGGCCGTGCGGCGGCGCGCGGCCGGCGGGGCCGCGCTCCCGTGGACCCTGCTCGCCCCCTGCCTGCTCGTCCTGCTGCTGGTCCTCGGCTATCCGCTGGCCCGGCTCGTCACCCTCGCGTTCCAGAAGTTCGGGCAGCCGCAGCTCTGGGGATTCCAGGAGCCCGAGTCGGTCGGCTTCGCCAACTTCACCAAGATCCTCGGAGACGGGGAGTTCTGGGCCGTCGTCGTCCGCACGATCGTCTTCGCGGGCGGCGCGGTGATTCTCACCATGGTCCTCGGCATGCTGACCGCCCTGCTGCTGCAGCGGGTGTCCGGCTGGGTGAAGACCCTGGTCAACATCGCGCTGGTGGCGAGCTGGGGCATGCCCGTCATCGTCGCCACCGCCATCTTCAAATGGCTGTTCGACACCGACTACGGCGTGCTCAACTGGCTGCTGAGCAGGCTGCCCGGCGTCGACATGATCGGGCACAACTGGTTCGCCAGCGGCCCGCAGGGCCTCGCCGTCATCATGCTGCTCGTCGTCTGGGGCGCCGTGCCCTTCGTGGTGATCACGCTCAGCGCGGGTCTCACCCAGGTGCCCAAGGAACTCGAGGAGGCGGCCCGGCTCGACGGCGCCGGCTCGTGGGGCGTCTTCCGCTACGTCACCCTGCCGGTCCTCAAGCCCATCATCGTCATGCTCACGACCCTCTCGGTCATCTGGGACATGGGCGTCTTCCCGCAGGTCTTCGTGATGCGGGGCGGCCGCCCGGAGGCCGAGTTCCAGCTGCTGACGACGTACTCGTACGACAAGGCCTTCGTGGTCAACGACTACGGCGGCGGCTCGGCGATCGCTTTGGTGACGGTCGTCCTGCTGCTCGGTGTGGTCGCCGTCTACATGCGCCAGATGCTCAAGATCGGAGAAGTCGAGTGA
- a CDS encoding GntR family transcriptional regulator, giving the protein MATDGAGTEPENGTATRTARVPKYYRLKKHLLDMTETLPPGTPVPPERTLAAEFDTSRTTVRQALQELVVEGRLERIQGKGTFVAKPKVSQALQLTSYTEDMKAQGLEPTSQLLDIGYVTADDTLAGLLDIAPGGRVLRIERLRLASGEPMAIETTHLSAKRFPALRRSLVKYTSLYTALAEVYDVHLAEAEETIETSLATPREAGLLGTDVGLPMLMLSRHSLDAGGEPVEWVRSVYRGDRYKFVARLQRPEAG; this is encoded by the coding sequence ATGGCCACGGACGGGGCCGGCACCGAGCCGGAGAACGGGACGGCGACCCGGACCGCGCGCGTGCCCAAGTACTACCGGCTCAAGAAGCACTTGCTCGACATGACGGAGACGCTGCCGCCCGGCACGCCCGTCCCGCCGGAGCGCACACTCGCCGCCGAGTTCGACACCTCGCGCACGACGGTGCGTCAGGCACTCCAGGAACTCGTCGTCGAGGGACGGCTGGAACGCATCCAGGGCAAGGGCACGTTCGTCGCCAAGCCCAAGGTCTCCCAGGCCCTCCAGCTGACCTCGTACACCGAGGACATGAAGGCGCAGGGCCTGGAGCCCACGTCGCAACTGCTGGACATCGGCTACGTGACGGCCGACGACACGCTCGCCGGACTGCTGGACATCGCGCCCGGCGGACGCGTCCTGCGTATCGAGCGCCTCCGGCTGGCGAGCGGCGAACCGATGGCGATCGAGACCACGCACCTCTCGGCGAAGCGCTTCCCCGCCCTGCGGCGGTCGCTGGTGAAGTACACCTCGCTCTACACCGCGCTGGCCGAGGTGTACGACGTCCACCTCGCCGAGGCCGAGGAGACCATCGAGACTTCGCTGGCCACCCCTCGTGAGGCGGGCCTGCTCGGCACGGATGTCGGTCTGCCGATGCTGATGCTCTCCCGGCACTCGCTGGACGCAGGCGGCGAGCCCGTGGAGTGGGTACGCTCGGTCTACCGCGGCGACCGCTACAAGTTCGTGGCCAGGCTGCAGCGGCCCGAGGCGGGCTGA
- a CDS encoding extracellular solute-binding protein: MKRKLIAAIGVAGMMVGLAACGDGDEGGEKAGADVEELTVWLTVDAQNNWPELVKAADDAVAEKHPGIRIKHEYYGWPDKNAKLDAVLATDKAPDVVEMGNTEMLGYMVKGAFAEVDPKQFDQSDAWLDGLEESVTYDGKTYGVPYYAGGRVGTWRKDIAAEVGVKATPKTYAELTAALDKIQKKKGAKFSAWYQPSPDWYAAMSFVYGAGGSIAENEGGRWKANLSSPESVKGLNEYKSILDRYMHGDKTKDESDRHIVFGQGNSAAIFGAAWEGGAAAAPETDKVGKLADKLETFVMPGPSGQPLPVFLGGSDLAIPVKSKAQGVAAEWINAFTGAQGQKGLLAKGNLPNNKTDLATLKNDPKTVVPATAAESNWFVPMAPGWGQVEKAQTLKTMLQEIGTGKKSVEEAAKAADEAIDKVINSK; the protein is encoded by the coding sequence GTGAAGCGCAAGCTCATCGCGGCGATCGGCGTCGCGGGCATGATGGTCGGCCTTGCCGCGTGTGGTGACGGCGACGAGGGCGGGGAGAAGGCGGGGGCGGACGTCGAGGAGCTCACCGTGTGGCTGACGGTCGACGCCCAGAACAACTGGCCCGAGCTGGTCAAGGCGGCCGACGACGCGGTCGCCGAGAAGCACCCCGGCATCAGGATCAAGCACGAGTACTACGGCTGGCCGGACAAGAACGCCAAGCTCGACGCCGTCCTCGCCACCGACAAGGCCCCCGACGTGGTCGAGATGGGCAACACGGAGATGCTCGGCTACATGGTCAAGGGCGCCTTCGCCGAGGTCGACCCGAAGCAGTTCGACCAGTCCGACGCCTGGCTCGACGGCCTTGAGGAGTCCGTCACCTACGACGGCAAGACCTATGGCGTCCCCTACTACGCCGGTGGCCGTGTCGGCACCTGGCGCAAGGACATCGCCGCCGAGGTCGGCGTGAAGGCCACCCCGAAGACGTACGCCGAGCTGACCGCCGCCCTGGACAAGATCCAGAAGAAGAAGGGTGCCAAGTTCAGCGCCTGGTACCAGCCTTCGCCCGACTGGTACGCCGCGATGTCCTTCGTCTACGGTGCCGGCGGCTCCATCGCGGAGAACGAGGGTGGCAGGTGGAAGGCCAACCTCTCCTCGCCCGAGTCCGTCAAGGGTCTCAACGAGTACAAGTCGATCCTCGACAGGTACATGCACGGCGACAAGACGAAGGACGAGTCCGACCGTCACATCGTCTTCGGGCAGGGCAACTCGGCGGCCATCTTCGGCGCGGCGTGGGAGGGCGGCGCCGCGGCGGCCCCGGAGACGGACAAGGTCGGCAAGCTCGCCGACAAGCTCGAGACCTTCGTGATGCCCGGCCCGTCCGGTCAGCCGCTCCCGGTCTTCCTCGGCGGCTCCGACCTCGCCATCCCGGTCAAGTCCAAGGCGCAGGGCGTCGCCGCCGAGTGGATCAACGCCTTCACCGGCGCCCAGGGGCAGAAGGGCCTGCTCGCCAAGGGCAACCTGCCCAACAACAAGACGGATCTGGCGACGCTGAAGAACGACCCGAAGACGGTTGTTCCGGCGACGGCCGCCGAGTCCAACTGGTTCGTCCCGATGGCACCCGGCTGGGGCCAGGTGGAGAAGGCCCAGACCCTGAAGACGATGCTCCAGGAGATCGGCACCGGCAAGAAGTCGGTCGAGGAGGCCGCGAAGGCGGCCGACGAGGCGATCGACAAGGTCATCAACAGCAAGTGA
- a CDS encoding diacylglycerol/lipid kinase family protein produces MRALLVVNPAATTTSARTRDVLIHALASEMKLEAVTTEYRGHARDLGRRAADSDDIDLVVALGGDGTVNEVVNGLLHAGPDPDALPRLAVVPGGSTNVFARALGLPNDAVEATGAILDALETGSGRTVGLGIAAGTPDTPDEGVPPRWFTFCAGFGFDAGVVGRVEQQRERGRISTHSLYIRQAARQFLADPHRRSGAITLERPGADPVRNLVLSIVCNTSPWTYLGNRPVYAAPAASFDCALDVLGLGRLSTAALARYATQLLTSTPDRGPRGKHVASFHDLTDFALHSKVALPFQMDGDHLGLRSSVTFTGVRRALRVIV; encoded by the coding sequence ATGCGCGCACTCCTCGTGGTCAATCCGGCGGCAACCACCACCAGTGCCCGCACCCGTGACGTGCTCATCCACGCCCTCGCGAGCGAGATGAAGCTGGAGGCCGTCACCACCGAGTACCGCGGCCACGCTCGCGACCTCGGCCGCCGCGCCGCCGACTCCGACGACATCGACCTGGTCGTGGCACTGGGCGGCGACGGCACGGTCAACGAGGTTGTGAACGGGCTGCTGCACGCGGGCCCGGACCCGGACGCCCTGCCGCGCCTCGCCGTCGTCCCCGGCGGCTCCACGAACGTCTTCGCCCGCGCCCTGGGGCTGCCGAACGACGCCGTGGAGGCCACCGGAGCGATCCTGGACGCCTTGGAGACGGGCAGTGGCCGCACGGTCGGCCTCGGCATAGCGGCCGGTACGCCGGACACCCCGGACGAAGGCGTTCCGCCGCGCTGGTTCACGTTCTGTGCCGGTTTCGGATTCGACGCCGGGGTCGTCGGCCGGGTCGAGCAGCAGCGGGAGCGCGGCAGGATCTCCACGCACTCCCTCTACATACGCCAGGCGGCACGGCAGTTCCTCGCCGACCCGCACCGCCGCAGCGGCGCGATCACCCTGGAACGCCCCGGGGCGGACCCCGTGCGCAATCTGGTGCTGTCCATCGTCTGCAACACCTCTCCCTGGACCTACCTGGGGAATCGTCCGGTGTACGCGGCTCCGGCGGCGTCCTTCGACTGCGCCCTGGACGTCCTCGGCCTGGGCCGGCTGTCGACCGCCGCCCTGGCCCGCTACGCGACCCAGCTGCTCACCTCGACCCCGGATCGCGGCCCGCGCGGCAAGCACGTGGCCTCTTTTCACGACCTCACGGACTTCGCCTTGCATTCGAAGGTGGCGCTGCCCTTCCAGATGGACGGCGACCACCTTGGACTACGCAGCAGCGTGACGTTCACAGGCGTACGCCGTGCACTGCGTGTGATTGTGTGA